In the genome of Quercus robur chromosome 3, dhQueRobu3.1, whole genome shotgun sequence, one region contains:
- the LOC126717962 gene encoding protein MIZU-KUSSEI 1-like, translated as MKTITAKTPHDSSFSFSRRYFHWKKKIDEEDDEEEILTFSSSSHFCEDEIKDLEELTIPEPVEITSVTAAPRPKKHSKLRSALTIFGKSQSRYHSSLGSRVIGTLFGYRRGHVHFAFQEDAKLSPAFFIELATPTSLLVREMASGLVRIALECEKRTEKKGKKLLEEPLWRTYCNGKKCGFATRRECGPEEWKVLKAVEPISMGAGVLPGTGNGAADGSEGELMYMRARFERVVGSKDSEAFYMMNPDGAGGPELSVYLIRV; from the coding sequence ATGAAGACCATCACTGCCAAAACTCCTCATgactcttctttctctttctccagGAGATACTTCcactggaaaaagaaaattgatgagGAGGATGATGAGGAAGAAATCTTGACCTTCAGCTCATCCTCACATTTCTGTGAGGATGAGATCAAAGATTTGGAGGAGCTAACAATCCCAGAGCCGGTGGAAATTACTTCTGTGACAGCAGCACCAAGGCCGAAGAAACATTCTAAGCTCCGATCGGCTCTTACAATTTTCGGTAAGAGCCAATCGAGGTATCACTCGAGTCTTGGGAGCCGAGTGATAGGTACCCTTTTCGGGTATCGAAGAGGTCATGTCCATtttgcatttcaagaagatgcCAAGTTGAGTCCAGCATTTTTTATTGAACTTGCAACACCCACAAGTCTTTTAGTCCGAGAGATGGCTTCTGGGTTGGTTCGCATTGCCTTGGAGTGTGAAAAGAGAACAGAAAAGAAAGGCAAGAAGTTGCTAGAGGAGCCCCTTTGGAGGACTTACTGCAATGGAAAGAAATGTGGGTTTGCAACAAGGCGCGAGTGCGGGCCTGAGGAGTGGAAGGTGTTGAAAGCTGTGGAGCCAATTTCAATGGGTGCTGGTGTGTTGCCTGGAACTGGGAATGGAGCTGCTGATGGGTCCGAAGGAGAGCTCATGTATATGAGAGCCAGGTTTGAGAGAGTTGTGGGTTCTAAAGATTCAGAGGCTTTCTATATGATGAACCCTGATGGCGCTGGAGGTCCTGAACTTAGTGTGTATTTGATTAGAGTTTAG